The nucleotide sequence CTTATTAGCCGCAATCAGGGCCTTGATGAATTCACGCTCGCCCCAGGCCTCTTTACCGGGGTTCTGGATATCTGGAATACCGTCTGTATAGAAGAATACCAGATCTCCCGGCTCAACCTGAATGGTTGTTTGTTCGTACACCGAATCACGGGCCTGTCCCAGTCTGGGATTGTTCACTTCATTTAATGGAACAAGGTCTTTCTTTTTAAGTGTGCCGCCCTCATTTTTCTTCATCAGGAACGGCGCCTCGTGCGAAGCATTGCAGTAAGCAAGCTCGCCTGTCTCCAGATCAAAAGACGCCAGGAAGAACGTCATCATGATGCGGCCCTTGGACACATCATAGATCGAACGATTCAACAGCTCCAGCGCTTTGGCCGGAGTGATATTCAGACGCTCGATAATTGTGGAGGCAGATTTCGCCGCACTGGTGATCAATGCTGCCGGCGCCCCGTGCCCCGTCGCATCCCCGATCCACAGGAAGATTTTGTTGCCAATCTGACAATAGTGCCACCAGTCGCCACCGCACTCACTGGCCGGTTCATAGTAACCCGCAATCGACAACGGACCGATCTTGGCCTGCGTTTCCGGGAACAGGGTTTCCTGCACGGTTTTTGCGGTTTGCAGCTCGGATTCCATTCGCGCTTTTTCTGCCGTCTGATCCAGCAGGCGGGAAACTTCCGCCGCCATGATATTGAAATTGTCAGCCAGACTTCCGACTTCATCATTGGACTTCACGTCAACGCGGATGTTGAAGTCCCCTTCCGCCACCTTTTTGGTCGCATCAAACAATTGTGTTAAAGCTTGAGTCAAACCGCTGGAAGCAAACAGACTCAAAATCACCGTCACGGAAATCAGAATACCGAAGAAGATCAAAGATTTTCGGATCAGAATCTGAACGGCCCCCAGGGCTTTTTCCTTTTCCACTGTGGTCACGACAATCAAGTCACCAAATCCCGCGCGCGAGAAAGAAACCAAAAGCTCTTTGCCATCAACCGAACGATCGGTCTCGGCCCCTTGCGCGATTTGTTTGTTGGTGCCTTCCAGGAACTGCGGACTGACGGTGGATTGAAGCTTCTGCCCCGGCATTCCATCCGGACCAAACAAAACGGTCCCGTCAGAGGAAATCAGATACATTTTCTGAGACATCGCTGCACGGAACATCTCGGACGCTTCGCTCATCTTCACGATAACCAAAAACACTGTGTTGCGGGTATTGGTTTCATCGCTGACTTTTTCCATGATGAACACACGGTCGTCACTGAATGGCACCTTCACCACACGTCGGGTGGCTTCGACTTCGGCAAAGTAGCCGGACATCTGGGCTTGCAGGCTGCTCAGCACCCCGTCTGTCTGATTCGGAACTTTCTCAAGCACCGCGGCCTTTTCATAGGCACCCGTTGCAGAAGGCTTAAAGACCACAATGGATTCCAGATTAAATTCGTTCTGGAAGATGGACTCGCCCACGGAAGAAAATTTCTGCTGACTCAGGTAATCCTGAAAGATCGGCTTGGTCGTTCCAAGCACGGCATTCAACTGTGTCTTAATTTGAGCCGCCATGGTTCCGGACATGCTGCTGGAAGAATCAAAGACGTAAGCGATCTTATCGTCTTCAAAAATTTTCAGCGCCAAAACCAAATACACTGTAAGTGTAATAAGTGGCAACGAAGTGAGTAACAGAAGAATCTTGTATCTAATTGATAATCCACGTTTTTTCACGACTCCAGTATGCCTGTTCCGTAACTGGCCGAAAACAAATTCTCACATAACTTAGCCTAAGGTCTGTAAATC is from Bdellovibrio bacteriovorus str. Tiberius and encodes:
- a CDS encoding SpoIIE family protein phosphatase translates to MALKIFEDDKIAYVFDSSSSMSGTMAAQIKTQLNAVLGTTKPIFQDYLSQQKFSSVGESIFQNEFNLESIVVFKPSATGAYEKAAVLEKVPNQTDGVLSSLQAQMSGYFAEVEATRRVVKVPFSDDRVFIMEKVSDETNTRNTVFLVIVKMSEASEMFRAAMSQKMYLISSDGTVLFGPDGMPGQKLQSTVSPQFLEGTNKQIAQGAETDRSVDGKELLVSFSRAGFGDLIVVTTVEKEKALGAVQILIRKSLIFFGILISVTVILSLFASSGLTQALTQLFDATKKVAEGDFNIRVDVKSNDEVGSLADNFNIMAAEVSRLLDQTAEKARMESELQTAKTVQETLFPETQAKIGPLSIAGYYEPASECGGDWWHYCQIGNKIFLWIGDATGHGAPAALITSAAKSASTIIERLNITPAKALELLNRSIYDVSKGRIMMTFFLASFDLETGELAYCNASHEAPFLMKKNEGGTLKKKDLVPLNEVNNPRLGQARDSVYEQTTIQVEPGDLVFFYTDGIPDIQNPGKEAWGEREFIKALIAANKDFPGVNDSVERFAMSFQAHRQGAPLIDDVTFFVVKNEGLS